The sequence AGGGCAATGGCGCGCAGCAACTGGCGCCCAGCCTTTTCCAAAGTGCGGAAAGCATGTAGCGTTTCTTCCTTGAATTCGGGCAGTTCCTCGGGCCATAGGTTGGGCGGATAGTCTTCGGCAGGCAAATTGTCTTCTGGACGGATGTCCTCTTGCCCAATCTGGTAAAACTCTTTCAGGTCGGGCACGGGGTGGTCTTTGGCGTGCTCTTGGTTGCGGGGGGTGTAGCCGCGCTGCCCTGCCAACTCTGCTTTGTGGTATTTCATCTTTACTTCGTCGGGCAAAGCAAAGAATTTCTTAACCACTTCATACAAGCGCTGGCGTCGGTCGGCAGTGAAGCCGTGATTTTTCACCGCCACGAAACCTATGTTTTGAAATGCCTTGCCCAGCTCTTCTACAAATTTGGCTTTGCGGGTAGGGTCGCCTGAGCTAAAGTCTGCCAAGTCCACCACAGGGATGGAGTCATAAAGTATTTCAGCTTTGTGTGCCATAGGTTTTGATGGTTTTGAACTCGATTAGCAAGGCAATTTACAAAAAGCCGCGCAAGTGGACAAAGTAACCGCGTGATGTTAATATATTACATTTCTTTACCGGCAAAACAATTGCACATAGCACAGAATTTGCTTACCTTTTCATAAAAAGACTGTATTAACCTATAAGCTAAAAAATGAAAGGTTATGAAACAAACGAAATTCTTCCCAAATCATGCCTTGGCTCCACTGCTTTGGAGTGCATTTTTGGGCTTTTTTGTTGCCTGGGGTGCCCGGGCACAAGGAAGTTTCAAGGCAGCCGATGCGCCCCTCATCACAGCGGGCACGCATACGTGTGGCTCTTTTTCTGATGGGGGTTGTTCGGAAGCCGACTTGGATAATCCTGACGGAGGCGATGCCCCTACTTGCGCCAGATGGTTTAAATATACGGCTACTAAAAGTGTGTGGGTGGAAATAGACGAATGTGGCGGGACAGGAAACGTATCTGATGGTAGTATTTACAATATATTCTTCCTTTACGAGTACGATCCTGTAAATGACAGTAGAGTATATTTGGAAAATACTGAGAACGGCAGTGGCAATGAGCAGTATAATTATGACTACAACTGTAGCAGCAACACAACCGATGGGTATAGAGCTTATCGGCGCTTTTATGCACAGGCGGGTAAGACATACTATATACAATGGACCGATGAGTTTGGTGCACCGGGGGATTTTACATGGGAGCTCAGAGAAATTTTTGACATTACTACCTCCAACATCACCCACAACAGCGTGGACATCGAGTGGAACGCAGCCGTCGGAGCGGCTACTTACAAAGTCTACCGGGCTACTTCTATGAACGACGGCGGAACGCCCAACGATCCGTCGGATGACCTCCTGGGCAATGACTCTACAGAGGTACACAGCGCTACTGCTGCTGGCACTTATACCGACAACAATCTGCAAGAAGCCACTGAATATTACTACCGCGTGATTGCCTACAATGGAAGCGGCACCGAGGTGGGTAGAACCAGCATTGTGCGGGTACTGACCGATGTGTATAACAATGGGCAACCATTTGTGTTGCGGGAAGGATTTGAGGCTTATTACAACCAAGTAGGTGCTCTGTCAATTTCCGGCTGGAACAATGTGGACAATAATACTGCTGGTAATAGCGACAATACCCCCTGGGAGGTGATGCGGGGCAATGTGCCTTATTCGGGTTCGGCAATAAAAGGTTCAGACGTAAACTGGCGGGACACTATCACCATTGTGAGCGTAGGGGATGGGGGGGTTAATAATAGTGACAACTGGCTCATTACCCCTCAGCTTACTATACCCCCGAGCGGGGCAGAGCTGCTCTTCTGGGGAATGACCTTAGGTTCAGGGGCTTCAACCAATGCTATACGCGTATACGTCTCTACTACAGGCAATACGGTGGGGAATTTTACCGGTGCCCCGCTGCTTGAGCAAACAAACATATCGGGAGATGGTACCTTCAAAAAATTCTCGGTTGATTTGTCGACTTATGCCGGGCAGAACATCTACTTAGCCATTCGGCACACGTCAATAGCTACCGATGGTTTCACCATTGACGATATCGTGGTGCGGGCACTTCCCGAGCCTCAGTTCAACAGTGGATATCCCAATATCTCCAATATTGGTACAACTTCTTTCCGTATCAATGTGAGCGCCGATGTTGATGGCACCGCCTATGCTGTAGTGGTGCCTGATGGAGCTCCCGCACCTACTTCACAAGAAGCAATGAATGGACAGGCAAGTGGGGGAGGTGCACCATCTGCTTCTGGGAGTGTTTCTATTACTGCCAATACAGTGGCATATATAGACATTATAGGCTTGAGTAATACCACCGCCTACGATGTGTATGTAGTGCTGCGGGCGTCGAGTGGCGGTTTGCAGAGCAACCCCACCAAGCTGGATGTAACCACTTTGGCACCCGACACCCCCAACTGGGCAAGTACCTATCCTAAGATGGGAACTGTCACCGATGAAACTGCTACTTTGCTGGTAAAAATAGACCGCAATGGCGCTGCCTATGCCGTGGTGGTGCCCGATGGAGCCACCGCCCCCACAGCCGCCGAGGTAAGAGCTGGGCAGGCAGCCGGTGGCGCCGCGCCCGTAGCTAGCGGTAGAAATACTTCGCTGATACAAAATTTAGAGGGAAGCATTGCTTTCAGTGGGCTTTCGAGCAATACCGCCTATGATGTATATGTAGTAGCCGAAAGCAGCGGCGGCACCATGCAACCATCACCAACCAAAGTAGATTTTACTACTTTGCCGCCTCAGCCCCCTGTGTTTAGCAATGGTTATCCGACAATTACCAATGTAACCTATGAAGCCTTTGACGGAGTGGTGAGAACCAATAAGTCAGGAACTGCTTACTTGGTAGTACTCAGTGCAGGAGCCACCGCTCCCACAGCCGCCGAGGTAAAAGCTGGGCAGGCAGCCGGTGGCAGTGCGCCTATCAGGGCGGCTTCGGTGTCGATGACTGCCAACCAAGATGCTGTGATGAATGTAAGAGGATTGAACCCGGGTACCACCTATGACGTGTATTTTGTGGCAGAAAGCAATGCAAATGTGCTACAGGCTTCGCCTGTGAAGAGAACTTTCACCACGGTGGCAGAAGTAACAGCCCTGGAATCGCCCCTCTCTACTGAGGTGAAGTTGTATCCTAATCCGTCGAGAGGCGCTTTTATGCTGGATATAAGCAACCTCAAAGCTGAAGTGTATAAGGTGCATGTGCTGGACGTAAGCGGTAAAACCCTGACGAGCATCCCCGTGAAGGGCAAAAAGATGAACATTGACCTGTCTGCTTACGGCAGAGGCATGTACTGGATTCAGCTCGAAAGCAGCGAAGGCGTTATTCCGCAACGTGTAGTGATAGAGTAGAGCAAAAACTATAAAGAAAGGAAAGGGGGCTACGGAATGCGCCCCCTTTTTGCTTATTTGGCTACTTCGAAAGTGTTACTCAAAAGTCGATACCGTGTGTTATTTTAAATTTTGTAAAATCTGTCATCTTGTACGAAGCACAGGGCACAGGGTAGTAAAAAATCTGATTTCTTCAAAGGAATGTCTCGTTCGCTTCAAATGGAAAAGAAATCCCTTTTTATTAACCCGCTCTTGTGGGCTTTCTATGCTGGTTTAGGTTGGAAATAAGGTAGGAGTAATTCCTGCAATATAGAGGGGCAACGCACGGGGCGTCCGTTTTCTTTTTTTGCAAAGACCAGTGTTGTGTATCCTTCGTTGATGAGCTCTCCCTTTGGGTTAAATATTTCATAGTCGAAACGGAAACGGCTTGTGGGCATCTCCTTGATATGGGTGCGTATGGTGAGCTCTTCGTCGTAAAAAGCGGGTTTGCGGTAGTACACATATGCTTCCAGTACGGGCATCATAATGCCCTCTTCTTCTTCGAGGCGCTTGTATTGATAGCCCAAAGCGCGGAGTGTTTCCACACGTGCTACTTCGTAATATTCGAGATAGTTGCCATAGTAGGCATATCCCATTTGGTCTGTTTCGGCATAGCGCACCCGCAGCTTGGTGTCGTATGTGAACATATTTTTTACCTTTGCTGTTAAAGAAACCGCATCCTTTCTTATCCGACGTATGCTTATTGACGATTTTTTAGGCTTCATCGACAAAAATAAACTCTTCACCCCAAAGGATAAAATACTGCTTGCCGTAAGTGGAGGTATAGACTCGGTAGTGATGAGCCATCTGTTTGCCAGAGCAGGCTTTATGTTTGCCATTGCCCATATAAACTATGCTTTGCGTGGCAGGGAGTCGCAGGAAGATGCCGCTTGGGTGGCGCAATGGGCAGAAAGTTTGAAGGTGCCTTTCTTTCTGCATGAAGCAAGCCCGCCGGCTGCCGGTAACATACAGTCATGGGCAAGAAAGCTGCGTTATGATTGGTTCAAGCAACTGCTGCAAACAAAAGGCTACGATTACGTGGCAACGGCTCATCATGCCAATGATGTTTTGGAAACGGTTTT comes from Thermonema lapsum and encodes:
- a CDS encoding acyl-CoA thioesterase — encoded protein: MFTYDTKLRVRYAETDQMGYAYYGNYLEYYEVARVETLRALGYQYKRLEEEEGIMMPVLEAYVYYRKPAFYDEELTIRTHIKEMPTSRFRFDYEIFNPKGELINEGYTTLVFAKKENGRPVRCPSILQELLLPYFQPKPA
- a CDS encoding T9SS-dependent choice-of-anchor J family protein, with the protein product MKQTKFFPNHALAPLLWSAFLGFFVAWGARAQGSFKAADAPLITAGTHTCGSFSDGGCSEADLDNPDGGDAPTCARWFKYTATKSVWVEIDECGGTGNVSDGSIYNIFFLYEYDPVNDSRVYLENTENGSGNEQYNYDYNCSSNTTDGYRAYRRFYAQAGKTYYIQWTDEFGAPGDFTWELREIFDITTSNITHNSVDIEWNAAVGAATYKVYRATSMNDGGTPNDPSDDLLGNDSTEVHSATAAGTYTDNNLQEATEYYYRVIAYNGSGTEVGRTSIVRVLTDVYNNGQPFVLREGFEAYYNQVGALSISGWNNVDNNTAGNSDNTPWEVMRGNVPYSGSAIKGSDVNWRDTITIVSVGDGGVNNSDNWLITPQLTIPPSGAELLFWGMTLGSGASTNAIRVYVSTTGNTVGNFTGAPLLEQTNISGDGTFKKFSVDLSTYAGQNIYLAIRHTSIATDGFTIDDIVVRALPEPQFNSGYPNISNIGTTSFRINVSADVDGTAYAVVVPDGAPAPTSQEAMNGQASGGGAPSASGSVSITANTVAYIDIIGLSNTTAYDVYVVLRASSGGLQSNPTKLDVTTLAPDTPNWASTYPKMGTVTDETATLLVKIDRNGAAYAVVVPDGATAPTAAEVRAGQAAGGAAPVASGRNTSLIQNLEGSIAFSGLSSNTAYDVYVVAESSGGTMQPSPTKVDFTTLPPQPPVFSNGYPTITNVTYEAFDGVVRTNKSGTAYLVVLSAGATAPTAAEVKAGQAAGGSAPIRAASVSMTANQDAVMNVRGLNPGTTYDVYFVAESNANVLQASPVKRTFTTVAEVTALESPLSTEVKLYPNPSRGAFMLDISNLKAEVYKVHVLDVSGKTLTSIPVKGKKMNIDLSAYGRGMYWIQLESSEGVIPQRVVIE